The Tolypothrix sp. NIES-4075 DNA segment AACGCGAATGGAAGTTTGTCTTGCAAAACGACCAATTGCGTCTACCTCAAACGACACTTTCAACTTTTAACAGCCAAACAGAAGTTTTGCAAAATGCTTTAGATCAACTTTCTGCCGCACCTTCTGCGAGTAAGTTAATCGCCGCAAGAGCTTCTTTAACTCGCTTTCAGTTTCAATTCCGGACTTGGATGCGCCAAGAAAATATTGATAATCCTTATCAAGTTAGAGCCTGGGAAAATCGCCTCGCCACTATCGAAAGGTTATTGCGATACGGTGAGCGGGTGCAGTTGCGACGATAGGAATGGGTAATGGGTAATGGGTAATTGGTAATGGGTAATTGGGAATAAAGCCAAATTTCGATCTCAGCTTACTTGGACGATGCCCCATGCCCCATGCCCATTGCCCCATGCCCATTGCCCCATGCCGAATTGCCATTGTCTCCTTGCAGACGAAAATTACAGTAAAAATACGCGAGTGTTTCTGAGGGTTGGGCGCAAAAATATGAAAGGATAATTCATATAAGCTCATTCGGACGTACATCTTCTGTGATACGATCGCTCGCTATCATCTATGCAAGCTTTGGCTGAATTTCTTCATCTACCATCAATAGAATCGGTAATTGATTTTTCTTTTTTGACTGTTGCACCTGCAACATCTGTAATCGAAGCGATCGCGCTTTTGAGTAACGAACAAGCTAGTGCTGTCTTGGTAATCGAAGATTCGCACATTCAAGGCTTGTTTACACCCCAAGATGTTCTGCGGCTAATTTCTCATGAAGTTGACTTGAAAACTACTCAGATTTCTCAAGTCATGAATCATTCAGTAATTACGCTGAAAAAATCTGATTTTCACGATATCGCTACAGCTTTGTCATTATTGCGCCAACATCAGTTGAGTTTAATTCCAATTGTTGATGAGCAAAATGAATTATTAGGTATAGTCACATTTCAAAGCATTTGTCAAGCGCTGTCAACGGGAAAAAAACGAGATTCTCTAGAGTTGGCATCGCTAGTAGAGACGAACGAGGATGTATTTCGGCAACTTATAGAAAACATTTGCGAAGTTTTCTTTGTGCGCGACCCGAAAGAGAACAAGATAGTTTATGCGAGTCCGGCTTATGAAAAAATTTGGGGACGTAAGTGCGATCGCTTGTATGAAAATCCGCTAGACTTTACCGAAGCGATTCATCCCGAAGATCGCGATCGCATAATCGCCGACATCACCGCCCAAACATCCGGCAAGCCTTACGAACAAGAATACAGGATTTTGCGTCCCGATGGCGAAGTGCGCTGGATTTGGTCGCGAACTTTTCCCCTAAAAAATGAATTGGGAGAAGTTTACCGCATTACTGGCATCGCCCAAGATATTACTTTGGCAAAACAAGCTTCACAAGCGTTGCGAGAAAGTGAACAACGCTTTCAGACAATGGCTGATTCCGCACCTGTGCTTATCTGGATGTCAGACACAGATGCTGTATGTACGTTTTTGAACCAGGCTTGGTTAGATTTTACTGGACGAACTCAAGAACAAGAATTAGGCAACGGTTGGACAGAAAATATTCATTGTGAAGATCGAGAGCGCTGTATAGATATTTACTTTTCAGCTTTTAATGCCCGTCAGTGCTTCCAGATGGAATATCGCCTTTGGCGTGGTGATGGAGGGTATCGTTGGTTACTCGATAGGGGCATCCCCAGATTTACACCTGATGGTAACTTTGCTGGTTACATCGGCTGCTGCATAGATATTACCGAACTCAAGCAAACGAACGAAGAGTTAGAAACACTCATAGCAGAACGCACTAAAATTGTCAAACAAATGAATCGGCAACTAGTGCTAGAAATGGCAGATCGCCAGCATTTTGAAGACGAATTACGGCGATCGCAGCAAATGTTGCAATTAGTGTTCGACAACATCCCCGAATGTGTTTTTTGGAAAGATATAGATTCTGTTTACTTGGGTTGTAACCGAAATTTTGCTCATTGTGTTGGTTTTGACAACCCAGAAGATATTGTTGGTAAGACTGACTACGATTTGGTTTGCAATCAACAAGAAGCGAGCTTTTATCGAGAGTGTGATGCCAGGGTAATGCAGACAAATACCCCTGAATATAAGATAGTCGCACCCCACATTCAAAGAGATGGTAAACAAGCTTGGTTGCAGACAAATAAAGTCCCGCTTCATAATACCGAAGGTAAGGTGGTGGGTATCCTTGGCACCTTTGAAGATATTACAGTCAAAAGACAGGCAGAATTAGCATTGCGCGAAACTCAAGAGCGACTGCAAGCGATTTTAGATAATTCTTCAGCAATTATTTATATAGTAGATACCGAGGATAGATATCTGTTAATCAACCGTCAGTATGAAAAGCTGTTTAACATGGCTCAACAGCAAATTGTAGGTAAAAGCATATATGATATTTGGTCTAAAGATGTTGCCGATGGGTTTGTGGTGAATAACCGCCAAGTACTCTTAAATAACATTCCCATAGAAGCAGAAGAAGTTGTTCCCCAAGAAGATGGGTTGCACACTTACTTATCAGTTAAGTTTCCTTTACTTGATGCCAATGGCGTTGCTTCTGGTGTATGTGGAATTTCTACAGACATTACAGAACGCAAACGCACCGAGTCAGAATTGCGCCAAAGTGAAGAACGCTTTCGCACTTTAGTTGAAGGTGTCAGAGACTACGCAATTTTCATGCTTTCGCCACAAGGACAAATTGCTAGCTGGAACTTTGGCGCCCAAAGCATTACCGGATATCAAGAAGCAGAAATTATCGGGCAGCATTTTTCTTGCTTTCAAGGACTTGAGGAAACTAGCAGCATAAATGAAGAATTAGAGATAGCAGCAGCAACAGGTCGATTTGAATGTGAAGGCAAGTGCATCCGCAAAGATGGTTCGCACTTCTGGGCAAATATTGTAATTACCGCATTACAAGATGAAACTGGGCTACGTGGCTTTTGCAAATTTATCCGCGATATCACATACAAAAAAGTAGCGGAGGAAACTTTGTTACGCTGGCGAAAAGCAATCGAAAGTAGCAGCGATGCAATTGGGATAACTGACATCGACGGGCAGGGAGTTTATGTCAATCCAGCGTTTATCGAATTGTTTGCTTACACAGTAGAAGAGTTAAATGCAGCTGGCGGACCATCTGCTATTTTTACAAAGAAGCCGGAATTTGAGAGAATAAAAGAGACTGTGCAGCGTGGCGAGTCGTGGCGTGGTGAAGTGAGTTTGCAAACGCGCATTGGTCGCATTGTGCAAATTGATTTACGTGCCGATGCGATTAAAGATGCTGCGGGGAAAATTATCGGCACTGTTGGTATCCACACCGATATTAGTGAGCGCAAGCGAGTAGAGCAAACTTTAAAACTACGCGATCGCGCGATCGCTGCCTGCAACAATGGCATTATCATTTCTGATGCCAAATTGCCAGATTCGCCGCTTATCTATGTCAATGCTGCCTTTGAGCGAACGACCGGCTACACAGCAGTAGAAGTCATCGGACGCAATTGTCGTTTTCTCCAAGGTAGCGATACTCAACAACCAGAAATCAAGCAACTTCGTGCAGCTATACGGCAAGAAGAAGAATGCACAGTAATTATACGCAACTATCGTAAAGATGGTACTTTGTTTTGGAATAAATTAAACATTTCTCCGGTTTTTGATGTCAATGGTGTCTGCACCCACTATATCGGTATTCAAACCGATGTTAGCGAGCAGCAAGCTGCGCTACGCGAACGCAAGTTAGCAGAAACAATTCTACTGGTATTGCAAGAAAGGCTGCAATATTTACTTGACTCTAGTCCTGGCGTGATTTATACCTGCAAAACTTCCAGCAATTACGGCACCACCTTCGTCAGCGAAAATATCGCCACTATGCTGGGGTATGAAGCACAAGAATTTCTCGAATCTTCTAGCTTCTGGGCTAGCCACATTCACCCAGAAGACGCACCGCAGGTATTTGCTCAGATGTCAAGAATATTTGAGCAAGAACAGTACAACCACGAATATCGCTTTTTGCATCAAGATGGGGTTTATCGGTGGATATACGACCAAGCGAAACTAGTGCGCGATCAAGCTGGCAATCCACTGGAAATCGTCGGTTACTGGGCAGATATCACCGATCGCAAGCAATTAGAAGAGGAACTCAGAAGTGCGTTAGAAAAAGAAAAAGAACTTAACGAACTTAAATCCCGCTTTATTTCCATGACTTCCCATGAATTCCGCACACCCTTGAGTACTATTCTTTCTTCTTGCGAGTTACTCGAACACTATCGGCACAAATGGACGCAAGAAAAACAACTCAATCATTTGCATCGCATTCAAAACGCAGTCAAGCGGATGACTGAAATGTTTAATGATGTTTTGTTTATTAGTAAGGAAGAAGCGGGAAAACTAGACTGTAGAACACAAACCTTGGATTTGGTTCAATACTGCCGTCATTTGGTGGAAGAAGTGCAACAGAATCTCACTAGTCAGCAATATGAAGCACAACCCAGCCCGCGTATTGCTTTTAGCAGTCAATATCAATTCATGCCATGTTGCATGGATGAAAACTTGCTCGAACACATTCTGAGTAACTTACTCTCAAATGCGATTAAGTATTCAAATATTGATTCTACCGTCAAGTTTACTTTGACTAAAGAGGATGAACGAGCAATATTTGTGATTCAAGACCAAGGTATTGGTATTCCTCAAGAAGACCTACTTCACCTGTATGAATCTTTCCACCGTGCCACTAATGTTGGCAATCGCCAAGGAACCGGTTTAGGATTGGCGATTGTGAAAAAGTGTGTAGACATACACCAAGGGGAAATTT contains these protein-coding regions:
- a CDS encoding PAS domain S-box protein: MQALAEFLHLPSIESVIDFSFLTVAPATSVIEAIALLSNEQASAVLVIEDSHIQGLFTPQDVLRLISHEVDLKTTQISQVMNHSVITLKKSDFHDIATALSLLRQHQLSLIPIVDEQNELLGIVTFQSICQALSTGKKRDSLELASLVETNEDVFRQLIENICEVFFVRDPKENKIVYASPAYEKIWGRKCDRLYENPLDFTEAIHPEDRDRIIADITAQTSGKPYEQEYRILRPDGEVRWIWSRTFPLKNELGEVYRITGIAQDITLAKQASQALRESEQRFQTMADSAPVLIWMSDTDAVCTFLNQAWLDFTGRTQEQELGNGWTENIHCEDRERCIDIYFSAFNARQCFQMEYRLWRGDGGYRWLLDRGIPRFTPDGNFAGYIGCCIDITELKQTNEELETLIAERTKIVKQMNRQLVLEMADRQHFEDELRRSQQMLQLVFDNIPECVFWKDIDSVYLGCNRNFAHCVGFDNPEDIVGKTDYDLVCNQQEASFYRECDARVMQTNTPEYKIVAPHIQRDGKQAWLQTNKVPLHNTEGKVVGILGTFEDITVKRQAELALRETQERLQAILDNSSAIIYIVDTEDRYLLINRQYEKLFNMAQQQIVGKSIYDIWSKDVADGFVVNNRQVLLNNIPIEAEEVVPQEDGLHTYLSVKFPLLDANGVASGVCGISTDITERKRTESELRQSEERFRTLVEGVRDYAIFMLSPQGQIASWNFGAQSITGYQEAEIIGQHFSCFQGLEETSSINEELEIAAATGRFECEGKCIRKDGSHFWANIVITALQDETGLRGFCKFIRDITYKKVAEETLLRWRKAIESSSDAIGITDIDGQGVYVNPAFIELFAYTVEELNAAGGPSAIFTKKPEFERIKETVQRGESWRGEVSLQTRIGRIVQIDLRADAIKDAAGKIIGTVGIHTDISERKRVEQTLKLRDRAIAACNNGIIISDAKLPDSPLIYVNAAFERTTGYTAVEVIGRNCRFLQGSDTQQPEIKQLRAAIRQEEECTVIIRNYRKDGTLFWNKLNISPVFDVNGVCTHYIGIQTDVSEQQAALRERKLAETILLVLQERLQYLLDSSPGVIYTCKTSSNYGTTFVSENIATMLGYEAQEFLESSSFWASHIHPEDAPQVFAQMSRIFEQEQYNHEYRFLHQDGVYRWIYDQAKLVRDQAGNPLEIVGYWADITDRKQLEEELRSALEKEKELNELKSRFISMTSHEFRTPLSTILSSCELLEHYRHKWTQEKQLNHLHRIQNAVKRMTEMFNDVLFISKEEAGKLDCRTQTLDLVQYCRHLVEEVQQNLTSQQYEAQPSPRIAFSSQYQFMPCCMDENLLEHILSNLLSNAIKYSNIDSTVKFTLTKEDERAIFVIQDQGIGIPQEDLLHLYESFHRATNVGNRQGTGLGLAIVKKCVDIHQGEIFVKSELGIGTTFTVILPLNKADACTGD